The following nucleotide sequence is from Salvia miltiorrhiza cultivar Shanhuang (shh) chromosome 7, IMPLAD_Smil_shh, whole genome shotgun sequence.
atatgaTATGCTTTTCAGACAATACTACCCCCAACCCCACGGTGTAAAAGTGACTCTATCCTAAGTTACTTCTGCACAACTTTTCTTTATTAATCCATAGCCGACTTAATTGATTCACTGATCCTAATCAAGAAATTACGTTTCATATAATGAGAATATGCACTTATAATGAGAAGATACACTTATATTGTTATATTGTCttagtattttaaaaatataaatttttattattttttgtaattttaaactatattgttcttaatttgggcGAATGGAAGCGGATTGAGTGCGGGTTCGGGTGGTACATTTGAcactaatattataatttgtgtCAAAAGTACTAAATTACTTAGAACAAAAAAATATCAAGTAATTTGCTACTTTTGGtactaatattgtcatttgtgccaaaagtatcaaattacttgattttttaattttttttttgttggtacTTTGGGTACTAATATTCTCATTTGCTCTAAGTAATTTAGTACatttggcacaaattataacattagtgtggaaagtaccaaattacttagtatttttttgttttgtaatTTTCTATTGGTACCTTTGGcagaaattaataattataacattagtgccaaaagtaccacccGAACCCGCACGTCCAATTCGATTCGATCCGTCCAAATTAAGGACAATACAGTCCGAAATgtaaaaaatgaccaaaatttgtgtttttaagatAGATAGacaaatattgagtttcatttCTCAATATGGCTATATAAAAAATTGACTCTAATATAATATTCTTTTCCAATCTGCACTTATTTTCGGTCATTTCAGCTGATTTGATTTgacttatttcattttttgataATCATTTTACACTGTAATAAAGATGAGCCAAACTTTTATATTACAATCTTATATACTATTATTAATTAGCCGTgctaaaaagaaataaatcaaatcgACTAAGACAAAGAAAGTTATAGTATGCATACAAAACCGGGCGAGATAGAAGTGATACTAAACGAAGAGACCCAAAGGAAGCAAAAAATGAATCTTAGGTTAATTCGGATTATCTTAGCTAGATGTGAGCTTTCTTGGCAGTGGAAGTTTAGAATCTTCAATGCCAGTCTGAGTCAGCCCAGGATTTTCTTGTTGCAGAGAGTTCGCTTTCAACTCCTAAATTGCCTTGTTTCTTCGTTAGGGGTTAGTCAGATCAGAGGGTAAACAAAAGGAAAGAATATATAATGTTTTTGACTGCACGTACTATATAATTAAATCATCAATATTCTTACTATTTTATATTAAACATTgtaaatatttttctcaaattaataAAATCCCCGTGAGAGCCCATTGGGATAATATTCAAACAGAGATCCTACGTATACCCTCAAATTAATCTCAATTTAACACTGTGGAAAAGTGCAATATGAAAAAGTAAATAACTAGATTTATGTGTGATTTTTGTTGTCATTAATAATGACTGCAACGAACTAAGATTTGTGGTGAGTTGCTTGTTACTTGAAGAAACGTGTATAgtcaacaaaaataaacactatTGGTGGAATATATGGTATATAGGAGTAGGTGACAAGAATTCAACCCAAATTGTGTGAATAAGGTTCAATTCCTAAACATTAAAAAATAGGGTTTCTGTGTAGTTGTTTTGGAACTCTGAATTTTGTGCTCTGTGTATGTTCTTGATACCCGTGTCtttacctctctctctctctctctgctatAAATCCCAAGTTTCAGAAAGCAAAAACTGGAAAACAACTCAACTAAAAACCTTGTTGAATCCCGAGCTAGTCTTACTTATGGAATTGCTAACCCTAATGGTTTCATTACTACTAGCCATCTCATTTCTGTTATCACCCTGTGCTTCCGACCACCTCAATCTCAACAAACCTATTCAACAAGGTAATATTTCACACGTACACCTTTTTTGCTTACATCAATCTCATTATATCAATATTCTTGGGAATTATATATGCAGGTGATCATGCAAAGTTTGCTCCCATCAATCTCAATCACCAAACAGTTAgtacttatttttcttaatacaTCAGTTTTCTCTCTCTGTTACATATTTTTCACTTGGAGTTTTACCTGCTAATTTGAGCTGTATCAATCCGATCAGATGAAGAGCTCTGCTGAGGAAGAAACCCTACAAGCCTCATCAGGTATCTTAgctattttgaaaattttagagAAAAATAATGTGATATATATAAACTATCTGCGCAGTGATCATTATATTTCTTGAGATGATTAACTAACATATTCTATATATGCATGGAAGTTTTCATTTTGAGGTTTTTGCACCATTTGTGTGATCAAATATAGACA
It contains:
- the LOC130995989 gene encoding protein GOLVEN 6-like; translation: MFLIPVSLPLSLSLCYKSQVSESKNWKTTQLKTLLNPELVLLMELLTLMVSLLLAISFLLSPCASDHLNLNKPIQQGDHAKFAPINLNHQTMKSSAEEETLQASSGTKQHEKEENVMNAAEKEEGPNKSEYFTMDYGWVKRRRPIHNKQIPFVP